In one window of Halorubrum sp. BV1 DNA:
- a CDS encoding glycosyltransferase family 2 protein, translated as MNISVIITSHNEAKYISDAIESVLNQNKEPDEIILVDAGSTDGTRSIIDSYEQKYQHAKSVYIPASINIPEMRNIALENVNCDLVTFLDGDDRFRPNKLKIEHQKYIKNPDVGIVYSNIRNIDSGGNSKDIWFNNSQPPTGKILAENASRDWPTRSLYRNELISTNIIRKIGMYDENLTVYEDWDLKIRAAAETKVDYCQEVLTEYRHHRDSISNRLNNEEKYNASQYIYNKNKPLIIDNLSSKRAMKTLQSMEEYIIEYSVRMNREERNYISMLLDYYSWLHKSEENKYNIGCHASLLLPNYIKSIYHKISG; from the coding sequence ATGAACATCTCTGTAATCATCACGTCTCACAATGAAGCCAAATACATATCTGACGCAATCGAAAGTGTACTCAATCAAAATAAAGAGCCAGACGAGATAATACTTGTTGATGCGGGATCCACAGATGGTACTCGTTCAATTATCGACTCCTATGAACAAAAGTACCAACACGCGAAATCAGTGTACATTCCCGCTAGCATTAATATTCCAGAGATGCGCAACATTGCTCTGGAAAACGTCAACTGTGATCTTGTGACTTTTCTTGATGGTGACGATCGTTTTAGACCAAATAAATTAAAAATAGAGCACCAGAAATACATTAAAAACCCTGATGTGGGAATTGTTTACTCTAACATTAGAAATATAGATTCAGGTGGGAATAGTAAAGATATATGGTTTAACAATTCGCAACCACCAACAGGGAAAATCTTGGCAGAGAACGCCAGCCGTGACTGGCCAACTAGATCACTCTATCGGAATGAATTAATATCCACCAATATAATACGTAAGATTGGTATGTATGACGAAAATTTGACCGTATATGAAGACTGGGACCTAAAAATTCGAGCAGCAGCAGAAACAAAAGTGGATTATTGCCAAGAGGTACTCACAGAGTATCGACACCATAGGGATAGTATCTCAAACCGACTCAATAACGAGGAGAAGTACAACGCTAGTCAGTATATATATAATAAAAACAAACCACTTATAATTGACAATTTGTCAAGTAAAAGAGCAATGAAAACCTTACAGTCGATGGAAGAGTATATCATCGAATATTCTGTTCGAATGAACCGAGAAGAAAGAAACTACATTTCAATGCTTCTCGATTATTATTCGTGGCTACATAAAAGCGAAGAAAACAAATATAATATAGGATGTCATGCCAGTTTGCTACTACCGAACTATATAAAATCTATATATCATAAGATTAGTGGTTAA
- a CDS encoding glucose-1-phosphate thymidylyltransferase, producing MKGVLLSGGTGSRLRPITHTGPKQLVPIANKPVLEYALDDLIEAGINEVGIVLGDKGRTEIQEYFADGSEFGVDITYIVQGEPLGLAHAVGCARDFVGDDPFVVYLGDDMMREGIGDLVADLDPETYAAGIGLQEVDEPSRYGVVGRDENGDVTELVEKPENPPSKLALIGVYVFTPEIFEQIETLEPSWRGELEITEAVQGLLDGGRNVQSTVVHGWWKDTGKPSDVLHANRLVLDDIESDIRGTVEDDASLMGRVEIGVGTTVENGAVVRGPVSIGENTRIRSSAYIGPYTSIGDNCVIDNVHIEATVTMGENTITADRTIVESLIGREASVTTNEDKQPAGDRLVIGRNSSLEL from the coding sequence ATGAAAGGTGTCTTGCTATCTGGCGGAACGGGCTCCCGGTTGCGACCGATCACACATACAGGACCCAAACAGCTTGTCCCGATCGCGAACAAGCCGGTCCTCGAATACGCCCTCGATGACCTCATCGAAGCCGGAATCAACGAGGTGGGAATCGTCCTCGGAGACAAGGGCCGGACGGAGATCCAGGAGTACTTCGCGGACGGTTCAGAGTTTGGCGTCGACATCACGTACATTGTTCAGGGGGAACCGCTGGGTCTGGCACACGCAGTGGGCTGTGCGCGTGACTTCGTGGGCGACGACCCGTTCGTGGTTTATCTCGGCGACGACATGATGCGTGAAGGTATTGGAGACCTGGTAGCGGACTTGGACCCAGAGACCTACGCTGCGGGCATAGGCCTGCAGGAGGTCGACGAACCGTCCCGATACGGCGTCGTCGGACGCGACGAGAACGGGGACGTCACGGAGCTCGTCGAGAAGCCCGAGAACCCCCCGTCGAAACTCGCGCTCATCGGTGTCTACGTGTTCACGCCGGAGATCTTCGAGCAAATAGAAACGTTAGAGCCGTCCTGGCGGGGGGAACTCGAGATCACCGAGGCGGTCCAAGGGCTCCTCGACGGCGGCCGGAACGTGCAGTCGACCGTCGTCCACGGCTGGTGGAAAGACACCGGGAAACCTAGCGATGTCCTGCACGCGAATCGCCTAGTTCTCGACGACATCGAGTCAGACATTCGAGGGACAGTAGAAGATGACGCTTCCCTCATGGGCCGCGTCGAGATCGGTGTGGGGACGACCGTCGAGAACGGCGCGGTGGTTCGGGGCCCTGTCTCCATCGGGGAGAACACACGTATCAGGTCGAGCGCGTACATTGGCCCCTATACTAGCATCGGTGATAACTGCGTCATCGACAACGTCCACATCGAAGCAACTGTCACCATGGGCGAGAACACAATCACCGCCGACCGCACGATCGTCGAGAGCCTTATTGGCCGTGAAGCCTCTGTCACGACGAACGAGGACAAACAACCCGCGGGTGACCGCCTTGTCATCGGCCGGAACTCGTCACTCGAACTATGA
- a CDS encoding glycosyltransferase family 10 domain-containing protein, which produces MAIHPDTRWGVSIEEFHDDLRRFTPDRSGRWGGIEAVKDPSAADYHVVLNSAREVPDAPTVLYCLEPPVIPQCEDWDKLDAESSFPAGRSRRPQLWHIGKGTERDYDFFDRLSQPEKSRRLSWITTDKGRDMNPLERVVREGFQKIGYRMHERKPLSRFNFPTDGHILRMKFLDRLVDTYPGILDLYGRGDFTCDAYRGPLDDKWAGCASYKYSLAVENYQGPNYFSEKVVDPLLAWSVPIYWGCTNLEEYLPEESFIRIDIEANNAPERLREILENDDWEQRLDAVAEARRRILNEYQLFPTIESHIAGL; this is translated from the coding sequence GTGGCTATCCATCCGGATACACGGTGGGGCGTAAGCATCGAGGAGTTCCACGACGACCTGAGGCGGTTCACACCCGACAGGAGCGGCCGCTGGGGCGGTATCGAGGCCGTCAAAGACCCATCAGCTGCTGACTATCATGTGGTGTTGAATAGTGCGCGAGAGGTACCGGACGCCCCGACCGTACTGTACTGCCTTGAGCCTCCCGTCATCCCCCAATGTGAGGACTGGGACAAACTGGACGCCGAGAGCTCGTTCCCCGCAGGCCGTAGTCGTCGACCCCAGCTATGGCACATCGGGAAGGGCACGGAACGCGACTACGACTTCTTCGACCGGCTCTCCCAACCGGAGAAGTCCCGCAGGCTCTCGTGGATAACCACGGACAAGGGCAGGGACATGAATCCGCTTGAACGGGTCGTCAGGGAGGGATTCCAGAAGATCGGCTACAGGATGCACGAACGGAAGCCCCTCTCACGGTTCAACTTCCCGACGGACGGCCACATTCTCCGGATGAAGTTCCTTGATAGGCTCGTCGACACATACCCGGGAATCCTCGACCTGTACGGGAGAGGCGACTTCACATGTGACGCGTACCGAGGACCGCTCGACGACAAATGGGCTGGCTGTGCCTCGTATAAGTACTCCCTCGCAGTCGAGAACTACCAGGGTCCAAACTATTTCAGCGAGAAGGTGGTCGACCCGCTGCTCGCCTGGAGCGTCCCCATCTACTGGGGGTGCACGAACCTTGAGGAGTACCTCCCCGAGGAGAGCTTCATCCGTATCGACATCGAGGCGAACAACGCTCCCGAGCGACTCCGGGAGATACTTGAGAACGACGACTGGGAGCAGCGGCTGGACGCCGTCGCCGAGGCCCGCCGCCGTATCCTGAATGAGTACCAGTTGTTCCCAACCATCGAGTCACACATAGCGGGTCTATGA
- a CDS encoding class I SAM-dependent methyltransferase, which produces MNLFAQAVRVYKEEGLFPLMRKIWNHGVIRLSRALVVNPVEYSLTKRAVRKRMASENGLQQILDTVLDVEPGYGDYVLHALQLREELAELTRVVDEYDPETIMEIGTANGGAFYVWCRHLDTASKFISIDLPGGLFTDDERKIGLFQSFSPGKELRFIRADSHDQSTYDRVRDDILDDQESIDFLFIDGDHSYEGVKQDFQMYADLMADDGIVAFHDIVTHPDDPEAVEERRDSTEVEDRHLKWTDTHPGCEVDQFWAELKGEYSTEEFISHPNQTWGGIGVVYL; this is translated from the coding sequence ATGAATCTCTTCGCGCAGGCGGTCCGGGTATACAAGGAAGAGGGTCTATTTCCCCTGATGAGGAAGATATGGAATCACGGAGTCATCCGCTTGTCACGCGCTCTGGTCGTCAACCCAGTTGAATATTCGCTGACGAAGCGGGCTGTACGGAAGCGTATGGCCTCTGAGAACGGATTACAACAGATACTGGACACGGTCTTAGATGTCGAACCAGGATACGGGGACTACGTGTTGCATGCCCTGCAGCTACGGGAGGAGCTCGCCGAGTTGACGAGGGTAGTGGACGAGTACGACCCCGAAACCATCATGGAAATAGGTACGGCGAATGGAGGGGCCTTCTACGTCTGGTGCCGACATCTTGACACCGCATCGAAGTTCATAAGTATAGACCTGCCGGGCGGTCTGTTCACGGACGACGAGAGAAAGATCGGACTGTTCCAGAGCTTCTCACCCGGGAAGGAACTGCGCTTCATCAGGGCGGATTCCCATGACCAGTCGACGTATGATCGGGTCAGAGACGATATCCTGGACGACCAGGAGTCTATCGACTTCCTCTTCATAGACGGCGATCACAGTTACGAAGGCGTCAAGCAGGACTTCCAGATGTACGCAGACCTGATGGCCGACGACGGCATCGTCGCGTTCCACGATATCGTAACCCACCCAGACGACCCCGAGGCGGTCGAAGAGCGGCGCGACAGTACTGAGGTGGAAGACCGCCATCTGAAATGGACGGACACACATCCGGGTTGCGAGGTCGATCAGTTCTGGGCAGAGCTCAAAGGCGAGTATTCGACGGAAGAGTTCATCTCTCATCCGAACCAAACTTGGGGCGGTATCGGCGTTGTGTACCTCTGA
- a CDS encoding glycosyltransferase family 2 protein, whose amino-acid sequence MVEISVIVVTLRPKSEIDCIPIFNKSNFDDYEIVIRRDDGISKARNKGVEEATADKLVFIDDDAKPTVEYLSIVSSALEQHPIIAGKVVNPQDDIFSSYGADYDQGEESKYTTSIVGANMAFRREVFNNVGYFDENFQWGHEETEFAERTLYEYPIIYEPDLVVYHTFVDSIREFWKKRYQLGISDIYWFEKKELSPSNQSLMIVNSLITPSQYIHEELSIKGTFVKSIGNLARNYGRIKQFLTVNIFDSD is encoded by the coding sequence ATGGTAGAGATTAGTGTTATTGTGGTCACTCTCCGACCAAAGTCAGAGATAGATTGTATACCGATATTTAATAAAAGTAATTTTGACGATTACGAGATAGTTATTCGTCGTGATGACGGGATCTCCAAAGCTCGAAATAAGGGAGTTGAAGAGGCAACAGCTGATAAATTAGTTTTTATTGATGATGATGCGAAGCCAACTGTCGAATACTTATCTATAGTTTCGTCAGCTCTGGAACAACATCCGATAATAGCAGGGAAGGTAGTGAACCCGCAAGATGATATCTTCTCGTCCTATGGTGCGGACTATGATCAAGGAGAAGAATCAAAGTACACTACTTCAATTGTGGGCGCCAATATGGCTTTTCGTCGAGAGGTTTTTAATAATGTTGGATATTTTGATGAGAATTTCCAATGGGGGCATGAAGAGACTGAATTTGCTGAACGTACGTTGTACGAATATCCGATTATATATGAACCAGATCTTGTGGTTTACCACACATTTGTAGATTCTATAAGAGAATTCTGGAAAAAACGATACCAACTCGGAATATCTGATATATATTGGTTCGAAAAAAAAGAATTATCACCATCAAACCAGAGTTTGATGATTGTAAATAGTTTAATTACACCCTCACAATACATTCATGAAGAATTGTCGATTAAAGGAACATTTGTGAAATCAATTGGAAATCTAGCTAGAAATTATGGTCGAATAAAACAATTTCTAACAGTAAATATATTCGATAGCGATTGA
- a CDS encoding NAD(P)-dependent oxidoreductase, with translation MAILVTGGLGYIGSRLIREIPDHPAYSGEDIRILDNFRQPRFHSLWNLPSYADYDMVRGDIRDADDRRKALEGVDTVFHLAAITNASETFDIPEETWEVNHEAAVALFKDAQEAGVEEFVNAVTCSVYGRTHEEITEAFDCDPESPYGEAKLAAEQEMFELYDGDMGLTGLRLGTVYGWATGMRFDTVVDKFALLATMDEPLTVYEGAEDQQRPYLHVQDAVRSMLFAGMELGDGEAYNVVGQNGRLQDVVDAIERHFPGVQIGYTEAEQLNQLSYIVSDDKIREEGFETAYTLDQGVEELSDEFRALR, from the coding sequence GTGGCAATACTCGTCACTGGCGGGCTGGGATACATCGGTTCACGACTCATCCGTGAGATTCCAGACCATCCGGCGTACTCGGGCGAAGATATACGGATACTGGATAACTTCCGACAGCCCCGGTTCCACTCACTCTGGAATCTGCCATCCTACGCGGATTACGATATGGTCCGCGGCGACATCCGGGATGCGGATGACCGTAGGAAGGCCTTAGAGGGCGTCGATACCGTGTTCCACCTGGCTGCGATCACGAATGCATCTGAGACGTTCGATATCCCCGAAGAGACGTGGGAGGTGAACCACGAGGCAGCGGTGGCCTTGTTCAAGGACGCACAAGAGGCCGGCGTCGAGGAGTTCGTAAATGCCGTGACCTGCTCCGTGTACGGACGTACCCATGAGGAGATCACCGAAGCGTTCGACTGTGATCCCGAGTCCCCGTACGGCGAAGCGAAGTTGGCCGCGGAGCAAGAGATGTTCGAGCTGTATGATGGCGACATGGGACTGACCGGTCTCCGGCTCGGAACCGTGTACGGTTGGGCGACCGGGATGCGCTTCGACACTGTCGTGGACAAGTTCGCATTGCTCGCCACGATGGACGAACCACTGACCGTGTACGAGGGAGCGGAAGACCAGCAACGTCCCTATCTGCATGTGCAGGATGCCGTTCGGTCGATGCTGTTCGCCGGAATGGAACTGGGTGACGGTGAGGCGTACAACGTCGTCGGACAGAACGGACGACTTCAGGATGTCGTCGATGCCATCGAGCGTCATTTCCCGGGTGTCCAGATCGGATATACAGAGGCCGAGCAGCTGAACCAGCTTTCCTACATCGTCAGCGACGATAAGATACGAGAGGAGGGATTCGAGACTGCGTACACACTCGACCAGGGTGTCGAGGAGTTGTCGGATGAGTTCAGAGCACTACGCTAA